A genome region from Setaria italica strain Yugu1 chromosome III, Setaria_italica_v2.0, whole genome shotgun sequence includes the following:
- the LOC101777971 gene encoding probable protein phosphatase 2C 48 translates to MRQISSLLQGLARSLSVGRERRGDGGGGEGKAAAPAVLRSSGTVWGEGSETFAAVCSRRGEKGTNQDCSIVWEGFGCQEDTIFCGIFDGHGPWGHYVAKAVRDSLPPSLLCHWQEALTLASLIDGEKRLSDCRFDLWKQSYVAACAAVDDELRRSRRLDAVYSGCTALSVVKQGDLMVIANVGDSRAVLATTSDDGTVAAVQLTVDFKPNLPQEKERIRRCNGQVYCLADEPGVYRVWKPTQDSPGLAMSRAFGDYSVKDYGVISAPEVTQRRISSRDQFAILATDGVWDVLSNEEAVQIVAGTPERGKAAKRLVECAVRAWRRKRRGIAVDDCSAICLFFHSPPS, encoded by the exons ATGCGGCAGATCTCATCGCTGCTGCAGGGCCTGGCCCGGTCGCTGTcggtggggagggagaggagaggggacggcggcggcggcgaaggcaaggccgccgcgccggcggtgcTGAGGTCGTCCGGCACGGTGTGGGGCGAGGGCTCGGAGACGTTCGCCGCCGTCTGCTCGCGACGCGGCGAGAAGGGCACCAACCAGGACTGCTCCATCGTCTGGGAG GGATTCGGGTGCCAGGAGGACACCATCTTCTGCGGTATCTTCGACGGGCACGGCCCGTGGGGCCACTACGTGGCCAAGGCCGTGCGCGactcgctgccgccgtcgctgctGTGCCACTGGCAGGAGGCCCTCACGCTGGCGTCGCTCATCGACGGCGAGAAGAGGCTCAGCGACTGCCGGTTCGACCTCTGGAAGCAGTCCTACGTGGCCGCCTGCGCCGCTGTCGACGACGAgctccgccgcagccgccgcctcgACGCTGTCTACAGCGGCTGCACCGCGCTGTCCGTCGTCAAGCAGGGGGACCTCATGGTCATCGCCAACGTCGGCGACTCCCGGGCTGTCCTGGCAACCACGTCCGACGACggcaccgtcgccgccgtccagctCACCGTCGACTTCAAGCCCAACCTGCCTC AGGAGAAGGAGCGTATCCGGCGGTGCAACGGCCAGGTGTACTGCCTCGCCGACGAGCCTGGCGTGTACCGTGTCTGGAAGCCCACCCAGGACTCGCCGGGGCTCGCCATGTCGCGCGCCTTCGGCGACTACTCCGTCAAGGACTACGGCGTCATCTCGGCGCCGGAGGTGACGCAGAGGAGGATCAGCAGCAGGGACCAGTTCGCCATCCTCGCCACCGACGGG GTGTGGGACGTGCTCTCGAACGAGGAGGCCGTGCAGATCGTGGCGGGGACGCCGGAGAGGGGGAAGGCGGCGAAGCGGCTGGTTGAGTGCGCCGTCCGCGCGTGGAGGCGCAAGCGGCGGGGCATCGCCGTCGACGACTGCTCGGCGATCTGCCTCTTCTTCCACTCGCCACCGTCGTAG